The Chloroflexi bacterium ADurb.Bin180 DNA window CTGCTGACGGGGGTACCCTTCAGAGGCCGGGCCAGAGCTCTGGCCTAAGCCGAGGGAGAGGTACGCCTGGTGAGCGAGGAGGCACGCTAAGAGCGACCTGCTGGCAAGAAACAGGCCGTACCTGGCCCTTTGGCAGCCTTTGCAGTGAGCTCGTACGGGCCATCACCGTTCCACAAGCGGCCGAATTCTCCCCTCAGAGGGAGAGCACTTCCTCCAATTCCCTCTTTTTCCACACTCTCCGGGGTTGGAAAGTGACAATAGCTGGCGCTAGCGGCGAGTTGGCTCAGCGGCCAGGGTCAGCCCCCACACGCGGCTGGCGCCTGCCGCCAGCAGCTCTTCGGCGCAGGCGCGCAGGGTGGCACCGGTGGTCATCACGTCATCGATCACCACTACCGCACGGCCACGCACGGTGCCGCCTTCGCAGGCAAAGGCGCCCTGCACGTTGAGCATTCGGTCGTGGGCGTTCAGCCCTACCTGGGGCGGAGTGGCGATCTTCCTGGTCAGGGCCTGCTCGGAGACAGGCAGGCCGGTGCGGCAACCCAGTTCGCGGGCTAGGAGCGCCGACTGGTTGTAGCCGCGCTGCCTGAGCCGCGACGAGTGGAGAGGCACGGGAACGATGAGGTCAGCGGGGTAGGGCTCCTCGCTCCAGTTGTCGGCGAGCATCTTGCCCAGCGTCGGGGCCAGGGCGCGCAGTCCACCATATTTGAAATGGTGCACCGCCTGGCGCATCGGCCCGGCAAACTCGGCCGCCGAGCGTACGCCGCTCAGCGGATGAAGGTCGTGCAAGCTGCCTGCGGGAACAAGGTGGCGCAACTGCACTGAGGCCAGACAGGAGGGACAGAGCAGCTCGCCACGCTGCCCGCAGGCAACACAGCGCGGTGGGAAGAGCAGTCGCCACAGGTGTTGTGACAGGGTCGGCGATTGGCGCTGCATACGACCGCCTGACGAGAATAGTGGGTTACTGTACGGTCAGGCCTTCCAGGTCCAACACTGCTTCGACTCTCGAACCCAGCAACCGCGGCCGGAACACCCAGCGCCAGCCGCTGAGGCCGAGGGGCACCTCGTAGGAGACGGCACCGGCCATGCTCTGGCGCGGGCCGATCTCGCCCTGCACGACGAGCCAACCCTGCTCCCTGGCCGCCAGGACGCCAGCCGCAGGGTGAGGCTGCAGCTCGCTACCCTGCGGGTCGAGCAGCAGCATCTGGCGCTCTGGCATTACATAACGGATGCCGCCGGTGGAGTTTTCCAGAGTGATCTCTACGGCCAGGAAACCGCAACCGGTAGATGGCTTGCGGTAGGCATCGGGGGCCAGCCAGCGGACGCTCTTCACCGTCAACTTCCAGCCCTGTAGGTCTA harbors:
- a CDS encoding DNA utilization protein GntX is translated as MQRQSPTLSQHLWRLLFPPRCVACGQRGELLCPSCLASVQLRHLVPAGSLHDLHPLSGVRSAAEFAGPMRQAVHHFKYGGLRALAPTLGKMLADNWSEEPYPADLIVPVPLHSSRLRQRGYNQSALLARELGCRTGLPVSEQALTRKIATPPQVGLNAHDRMLNVQGAFACEGGTVRGRAVVVIDDVMTTGATLRACAEELLAAGASRVWGLTLAAEPTRR
- a CDS encoding Telomeric repeat-binding factor 2 — protein: MSRQTLSARRTRLLTALLLTLVLAACSPRQPAVVDLAPGATVDLQGWKLTVKSVRWLAPDAYRKPSTGCGFLAVEITLENSTGGIRYVMPERQMLLLDPQGSELQPHPAAGVLAAREQGWLVVQGEIGPRQSMAGAVSYEVPLGLSGWRWVFRPRLLGSRVEAVLDLEGLTVQ